A window from Henckelia pumila isolate YLH828 unplaced genomic scaffold, ASM3356847v2 CTG_466, whole genome shotgun sequence encodes these proteins:
- the LOC140872573 gene encoding RNA polymerase sigma factor sigE, chloroplastic/mitochondrial-like, whose translation MGVVTISSSAARTPFGLNSNISSRIAVSKRPVILSFKTDRSKNTSLIAPPKSVSLPVETDHGNEKKLRKGRRRSERVHVVSLDEASSSTLDQLDYNEAAAKLENIFKRSHAAALSDTELKDHVAKRRWAKRTGEATEEAEQIETADSFVRSLRKKDKRLSLEKRIELRSKKESESLGSSERRKRGQSYEHEKLDRLVRDYSSSTDLVSLDWKKMQIPPVLSSSEHSWLFKLMQPMKAILQVKDALQNDLQRDVMDEELAEACNMGSVHLRKQLEVGRAARNKLIKHNLRLVLFVMKRYFQDFANGSRFQDLCQAGVKGLITAIDRFEPKRKFRLSTYGLFWIRHAIIRSMTLSSFTKVSFGLESVRAEIQKAKQELVFELQRLPTEEEIIDRVGISPERYHEVMRVSKPIFSLNARHGVTQEELINGIEDGVEGDKRSQPAVLRLALDDVLDSLKPKESLVIRQRYGLDGRGDRTLGEIAGNLNISREMVRKHEVKALMKLRHPARVDYLQRYIFK comes from the exons ATGGGAGTTGTGACTATTTCTAGTTCTGCTGCACGAACTCCATTTGGATTGAACTCAAATATTTCATCTCGCATAGCTGTATCGAAAAGGCCAGTAATACTGTCTTTCAAAACTGATAGAAGTAAGAATACATCTTTAATTGCACCACCAAAATCTGTCTCTCTACCTGTTGAGACTGATCATGGAAAtgaaaagaagttgagaaaggGGAGAAGACGTTCAGAAAGAGTGCACGTTGTGTCACTTGATGAAGCCTCTTCAAGTACATTAGATCAGTTGGATTACAATGAAGCTGCAGCTAAATTAGAAAATATATTCAAACGAAGCCATGCTGCAGCTTTATCTGACACTGAACTTAAAGATCATGTGGCCAAAAGAAGGTGGGCGAAGAGGACTGGAGAAGCTACTGAGGAGGCGGAGCAGATTGAAACAGCGGACAGTTTCGTTAGAAGTCTTCGGAAGAAAGATAAGAGATTGAGTCTAGAGAAGAGGATAGAGTTGAGAAGTAAGAAAGAAAGTGAAAGTCTTGGATCGTCCGAGAGAAGGAAACGTGGCCAAAGTTATGAACATGAAAAGTTAGATAGGCTTGTGAGGGACTATTCATCTTCCACCGACTTGGTCAGCTTAGATTGGAAGAAAATGCAGATCCCTCCAGTTCTTTCTTCATCTGAGCATAGTTGGCTGTTTAAGCTGATGCAACCGATGAAG GCAATCCTCCAAGTTAAGGATGCGTTACAGAATGATTTACAAAGAGACGTGATGGATGAAGAATTAGCAGAAGCATGTAATATGGGCTCTGTTCATCTGCGAAAGCAGTTGGAAGTTGGTCGTGCTGCCAGAAACAAGTTGATCAAG CATAACCTCCGGTTAGTTTTATTTGTAATGAAGAGATACTTTCAAGACTTTGCAAATGGTTCAAGATTCCAAGACCTTTGTCAGGCTGGAGTGAAGGGTCTTATAACAGCTATTGATCGATTTGAACCAAAAAGGAAGTTCCGTCTCTCGACATATGGCCTTTTTTGGATCAGACATGCCATTATCCGTTCTATGACACTTTCGAGCTTCACAAAGGTCTCCTTTGGCCTCGAGTCG GTTAGAGCAGAAATTCAAAAGGCAAAGCAAGAGTTGGTGTTTGAGCTTCAGAGATTGCCAACAGAAGAAGAAATCATAGACAGAGTCGGTATATCTCCAGAAAGATACCATGAGGTGATGAGAGTATCGAAGCCTATTTTCTCTCTGAATGCACGGCACGGGGTAACACAAGAAGAATTGATCAATGGTATTGAAGATGGTGTTGAAGGGGATAAAAGAAGTCAACCTGCAGTTCTCAGGCTTGCTCTGGATGATGTG CTTGATTCTTTGAAACCAAAGGAGAGTCTGGTAATTAGACAACGGTACGGCCTCGATGGCAGAGGAGATAGAACACTAGGGGAAATTGcaggaaacttgaatatttcAAGAGAAATGGTCCGAAAACATGAAGTGAAGGCCCTTATGAAACTCAGGCATCCAGCTCGAGTCGATTATCTTCAACGTTACATTTTCAAATGA
- the LOC140872564 gene encoding UPF0481 protein At3g47200-like — MQMSHDVTILIESKLEKWPFPQSTPSIFKVEYGNIRLGQRDSTLHPEIVSIGPYHHHNSKLQKMEQLKYTYLKQLLERKKEPSVKSYVSAVKGMEKRARRCYSEPLDLDENQFVMLMLVDGIFLIELLRYSRSKYLRHANDPVFKHEMILSQLRHDILLMENQLPFFVLNQLFEMTKINDDDELSSLALGFVDGFLLNSSVSGVVLKRLHAKNIDHILGLIHEVWCLPFADMLPATGGGKGDFEEWENIHSVSRLKQFGVKFKRKSTRVSFMDITFANGVLKIPQLNIFDETESQLKNLIAYEQFLPDGKPRYASDYAFLMHCLITDSNDVQELRCHGIIGNWLGGDEEVCQMFDRLGRNILISSEFSYIQVFHAVNKHCSRRVEKWKANLRRNYFNSPWSILSVLAAVILLVLTGFQTGYTIGTYYRHR, encoded by the coding sequence ATGCAAATGTCGCATGATGTCACAATCCTGATTGAATCCAAGCTCGAAAAATGGCCTTTTCCACAATCGACGCCTTCTATCTTCAAAGTAGAATATGGGAACATTCGATTAGGCCAAAGAGACAGCACATTGCATCCTGAAATAGTTTCCATCGGCCCGTATCACCACCACAATTCAAAGTTGCAGAAGATGGAGCAGCTCAAGTACACGTACCTGAAGCAACTTCTTGAACGCAAAAAAGAGCCAAGTGTGAAATCATACGTATCCGCTGTAAAAGGGATGGAGAAACGAGCAAGAAGGTGCTACTCCGAGCCTCTTGATCTCGACGAAAACCAGTTTGTGATGCTAATGTTGGTTGATGGGATCTTCCTCATAGAGTTGCTCCGCTACTCTCGTTCAAAATATCTGAGGCATGCGAATGATCCGGTTTTCAAACACGAAATGATTCTGAGCCAGTTGCGCCATGACATTCTTCTGATGGAGAATCAGCTCCCTTTCTTTGTCCTGAATCAGCTATTTGAAATGACCAAAATTAATGATGATGACGAACTGAGTAGCCTTGCTCTGGGATTCGTTGATGGCTTCTTGTTAAATTCCTCAGTCTCAGGTGTAGTGCTGAAGAGGTTGCATGCCAAGAACATCGACCATATTTTAGGACTAATACATGAAGTATGGTGTCTCCCTTTCGCTGACATGCTCCCGGCCACAGGTGGTGGTAAGGGTGATTTCGAGGAATGGGAAAACATACATTCGGTGTCCAGGCTGAAACAATTCGGTGTCAAGTTCAAGAGGAAGAGTACGAGAGTTAGCTTCATGGACATAACATTTGCCAACGGAGTGTTGAAAATACCTCAGTTAAATATATTTGACGAGACAGAGTCACAGTTGAAGAATCTGATTGCATATGAACAGTTCCTCCCCGATGGGAAGCCAAGATACGCCTCGGATTATGCATTCCTGATGCACTGTCTCATTACCGACTCCAACGACGTCCAAGAGCTTCGCTGCCATGGAATAATTGGAAACTGGTTGGGGGGTGATGAAGAGGTTTGCCAGATGTTCGACCGGCTTGGAAGAAACATCCTCATATCTTCCGAATTCAGCTACATCCAAGTTTTTCATGCCGTGAACAAGCACTGTAGCCGTCGTGTTGAGAAATGGAAGGCCAATCTGCGGAGGAACTACTTCAATAGCCCATGGTCCATTCTCTCTGTTCTTGCTGCGGTTATATTGTTGGTTCTCACTGGTTTTCAGACTGGATACACGATAGGTACTTATTACCGCCACCGGTAA